Proteins from one Pleuronectes platessa chromosome 16, fPlePla1.1, whole genome shotgun sequence genomic window:
- the eef2kmt gene encoding protein-lysine N-methyltransferase EEF2KMT produces the protein MDVLKEKMDVLNDFQRFFFSMSRFASFPWTFLEKDLQSNKSSQFILDILKQTCLHSLCTKFPPSVKYRRLFISELIRQQEAAGCDPLDELYDALAKVLGAEDTPDCYKSYLLPCGDSVSLLENVALISEGTTGLVTWESGLYLAEWALDHQQAFTGRTVLELGSGLGLTGITICRSCSPNRFIFSDFHPSVLQKLRTNVRLNGLGEQTTPTVSVELLDWTTATEEQLQEIGADTVIAADVTYDPDILGGLVTILTKILRCSSPEILICSSIRNPETYSGFKQQLENAGIRHHVVTGHVSHVFPYSRFSSIEMIKLYR, from the exons ATGGATGTGCTCAAAGAAAAGATGGATGTGTTGAACGATTTCCAgcgattttttttctctatgaGTCGTTTTGCTTCGTTTCCCTGGACC TTTCTAGAAAAAGACCTGCAAAGCAACAAATCATCACAATTCATTTTAGATATCTTGAAACAG ACATGTCTTCACTCTCTGTGCACAAAGTTTCCACCATCAGTCAAATACAGGAGGCTGTTCATCTCCGAGCTCATCAGACAG CAAGAGGCGGCAGGCTGCGACCCTCTGGACGAGCTGTACGACGCTCTGGCCAAGGTGCTGGGAGCTGAAGACACGCCTGACTGCTACAAGAGCTACTTACTG CCCTGTGGTGACTCAGTCAGCCTGTTGGAGAACGTAGCTCTGATCTCAGAGGGAACCACCGGCCTGGTAACCTGGGAGAGCGGCCTCTACCTGGCAGAGTGGGCTCTGGATCACCAGCAGGCCTTCACCGGCAG GACGGTTCTGGAGCTGGGCAGTGGTTTGGGGTTGACCGGTATCACCATCTGTCGCTCCTGCAGCCCGAACAGATTTATCTTCAGCGACTTTCACCCAAGCGTCCTGCAGAAACTGAGAACCAACGTCCGGCTGAATGGGCTGGGTGAGCAGACGACTCCCACGGTCAGCGTTGAACTGCTGGACTGGACAACAGCGACTGAGGAGCAGTTACAAGAGATCGGAGCTGACACCGTCATCGCTGCAG ATGTGACGTACGATCCTGATATCTTGGGAGGCCTAGTGACTATTCTGACCAAGATCCTGAGATGTTCCTCTCCCGAGATCCTTATCTGCTCCAGCATAAGAAACCCGGAGACGTACAGCGGCTTCAAGCAGCAGCTCG aaaACGCAGGAATCCGCCATCATGTGGTCACAGGACATGTCAGCCACGTGTTTCCTTACAGCAGATTCTCATCAATAGAAATGATTAAACTGTACAGATGA